The following proteins are encoded in a genomic region of Cricetulus griseus strain 17A/GY chromosome 7, alternate assembly CriGri-PICRH-1.0, whole genome shotgun sequence:
- the LOC103161265 gene encoding small EDRK-rich factor 2-like, protein MKTQSDSVKGKCQDDGLSAAKQRDSEIIQQKQKKANEKKEESK, encoded by the coding sequence ATGAAGACGCAGAGTGACTCCGTTAAGGGAAAGTGCCAAGATGATGGGCTTTCTGCTGCCAAGCAGAGGGACTCGGAGATCATacagcagaagcagaaaaaggCAAATGAGAAGAAGGAGGAATCCAAGTAG